The Pyrobaculum sp. 3827-6 genome has a segment encoding these proteins:
- the hemC gene encoding hydroxymethylbilane synthase has translation MRLVVATRGSRLSLLQTEELLSRIKAVEPDVQFDIKIVKTTGDLVQDKPLYKIGVKGIFEKEVNMAVLRGEAHFAVHSLKDLPSELAPGLVLAGFSKRAPPYDALASAAGYDLESLPRGAVVGTSSVRRAEFLKAARPDVEVVPLRGNVDTRVKKILEGRYDAAVMAAAGIVRLYGDSPPVKIYPLRPEVMPPPPGQGIVVAVAREDEGWLVDLLDKASDPAAKAEALAEREFLRAVGAGCHTAVGGLARLLPAGSIEFTAGYADGGRARVVKIYGDDPVEVGRRAAALVNAFRR, from the coding sequence ATGAGGCTGGTGGTCGCAACTAGAGGGTCGAGGCTCAGCCTGCTACAGACAGAGGAGCTCCTCTCAAGGATAAAGGCGGTGGAGCCCGACGTCCAGTTCGACATCAAGATTGTAAAAACGACGGGGGATTTGGTGCAGGACAAGCCTCTCTACAAAATTGGGGTCAAGGGGATTTTTGAAAAAGAGGTGAATATGGCGGTGCTGAGGGGGGAGGCCCACTTCGCCGTCCACAGCCTCAAAGACCTCCCGTCTGAGCTGGCCCCCGGCCTTGTCTTGGCGGGCTTCTCCAAGAGGGCCCCTCCCTACGACGCGCTGGCGAGCGCCGCGGGCTACGACTTGGAGAGCCTGCCGAGGGGGGCGGTGGTTGGGACGTCGAGCGTGCGGCGCGCGGAGTTTCTAAAGGCGGCTAGACCAGACGTCGAGGTGGTGCCTCTCAGAGGCAACGTAGATACCCGCGTAAAGAAGATCCTGGAGGGGCGCTACGACGCCGCCGTCATGGCCGCAGCCGGCATAGTGAGGCTCTACGGCGACTCGCCCCCTGTGAAGATATATCCACTGCGCCCCGAGGTTATGCCGCCCCCGCCCGGCCAGGGCATCGTAGTAGCCGTCGCGAGAGAAGACGAGGGGTGGCTGGTAGACCTCCTCGACAAGGCAAGCGATCCAGCCGCCAAGGCGGAGGCTCTTGCCGAGAGGGAGTTCCTCCGGGCCGTGGGCGCCGGTTGCCACACGGCGGTGGGTGGCTTAGCGCGGCTTCTCCCAGCCGGCTCTATTGAGTTCACCGCGGGGTACGCAGACGGGGGGAGGGCGCGTGTGGTGAAGATCTATGGGGACGACCCCGTGGAGGTGGGGAGGAGGGCGGCGGCGCTTGTAAACGCCTTTAGGCGCTAG
- a CDS encoding radical SAM/SPASM domain-containing protein: MIPISVMVTGVGTTSFKVKGRFGVDKPSDFSAPFRPIVSWNITRRCNLKCLHCYIDAGPAEAGELSTREALDVVDQMAEVGVPLILFTGGEPLTRPDFFEIAGYARERGIRLVLSTNGTLITPEVAKRLREVGVVYVGVSLDSTSAEFHDRFRGVAGSFAAALAGIKNAIAAGLDVGLRFVVTAKNIHEVGSYVDFAASLGVRRITFYHLSAAGRAQKLTEDWWYTPRQYQEFIETLIAKARQYAGRLEIETTLAPYDGIYIALTVGEGDAKYLEFVESTGGCGRKIISIYPNGDVYPCQFIDFYKLGNVREKRLREILTPERLAPFVETDKYLRGPRCSACPFKKFCKGGDRARAYYMSGDMFGDDPLCPIPALFGNEAGGRN, translated from the coding sequence GTGATTCCAATCAGCGTCATGGTCACGGGGGTGGGGACCACTTCTTTTAAGGTGAAGGGGAGGTTTGGGGTGGATAAGCCGAGCGACTTCTCAGCCCCGTTTAGGCCTATCGTGAGCTGGAACATAACTAGGCGGTGCAACCTCAAGTGCCTCCACTGCTACATCGACGCAGGCCCAGCTGAGGCGGGGGAGCTAAGCACGAGGGAGGCCCTCGACGTGGTCGATCAGATGGCTGAAGTCGGCGTGCCCTTGATCCTCTTCACTGGGGGTGAGCCCTTGACGAGGCCGGACTTTTTCGAGATTGCTGGGTACGCGAGGGAGAGGGGGATTAGGCTGGTGCTGTCTACAAACGGTACACTGATAACTCCAGAGGTCGCGAAGAGGCTTAGGGAGGTGGGGGTGGTCTACGTGGGGGTGAGCCTCGACTCGACGTCGGCTGAGTTTCACGACAGGTTTAGAGGGGTGGCCGGCAGCTTCGCCGCGGCTCTGGCAGGAATTAAAAACGCCATCGCGGCGGGGCTCGACGTGGGGCTCCGCTTTGTCGTCACAGCGAAGAACATTCACGAAGTGGGTAGCTACGTGGATTTTGCCGCCTCTCTGGGGGTGAGACGCATCACCTTCTACCACCTATCTGCGGCGGGCCGGGCGCAGAAGCTGACAGAGGACTGGTGGTACACCCCCCGGCAGTATCAGGAGTTTATAGAGACTCTCATCGCCAAGGCTAGGCAGTACGCCGGGAGGCTTGAAATCGAGACGACCCTCGCGCCGTACGACGGGATCTATATAGCGCTCACCGTGGGTGAGGGCGACGCGAAATACCTAGAGTTTGTGGAGTCCACCGGTGGGTGCGGCCGCAAGATCATATCAATATACCCAAACGGCGACGTCTACCCGTGCCAGTTCATAGACTTCTACAAGCTGGGCAACGTGCGGGAGAAGAGGCTGAGGGAGATACTGACCCCCGAGAGGCTGGCTCCCTTCGTCGAGACTGATAAATACCTGAGGGGGCCTAGGTGCTCCGCCTGTCCATTTAAGAAGTTCTGCAAAGGCGGGGACAGGGCGAGGGCCTACTACATGTCTGGCGACATGTTCGGCGACGACCCCCTCTGCCCCATCCCCGCGCTGTTTGGCAATGAGGCTGGTGGTCGCAACTAG
- a CDS encoding DUF6884 domain-containing protein: MYAVVTNCTREKLDFASPARDLYRGPSVQRIVKVVDEARSQGVPVSLYIISARYGLVGEHDVIEPYDETLSGRSHEEIKRWARAVGLHTALRRLAEANTVILVVTKAYYIAVEDVACQYDVYVLAPFRACGRWIKTGNFDRHIALRKLLKSLWSSAPPEGTRRRRRGSGDRE; encoded by the coding sequence GTGTACGCGGTTGTTACTAACTGTACTAGAGAGAAGCTCGATTTCGCAAGTCCGGCTAGGGATCTCTACAGAGGGCCGTCGGTGCAAAGAATAGTAAAGGTTGTCGACGAGGCCAGGTCACAGGGGGTGCCCGTCTCTCTCTACATTATATCAGCCCGCTACGGGCTGGTTGGGGAGCACGACGTGATCGAGCCCTACGACGAGACTCTCAGCGGGAGGAGCCACGAGGAGATTAAGAGGTGGGCCCGCGCCGTGGGGTTGCACACTGCGCTCCGGAGGCTGGCGGAGGCAAACACGGTGATTCTGGTGGTCACCAAGGCGTACTACATCGCTGTGGAGGACGTGGCGTGTCAATACGATGTGTATGTCCTAGCGCCTTTTAGGGCATGCGGGAGGTGGATAAAGACGGGCAACTTCGACAGACACATAGCGTTGAGAAAGTTGCTGAAGTCGCTCTGGTCGTCGGCCCCCCCAGAGGGCACCCGGCGACGGCGCAGAGGTTCTGGAGATAGAGAGTAG
- a CDS encoding undecaprenyl-diphosphate phosphatase: MNLGDALLLGVVQGVSEWLPISSKTQIMLISTALFKSPPQYAYSLGLFLEAASVIAALIYFRGLYLKALRGLLGDREGRRWLTYMVVTTIVTGAVGVPLYYIARKSLLAGQSAGWLMIALGAAVMLNAVILQRAKSAAGLKSFVQMSLREMALVGLAQALSVLPGVSRSGTTTTTLLLLGYKPEEAFKASFVLVPIAGLGATALSYIAEGGAVATAESLAAMAFGVVVSIATIKALLDFAKSRHVVLVNAVVGLLAIAGGILRITLGF; this comes from the coding sequence ATGAACCTAGGAGACGCGTTGCTCCTCGGCGTGGTTCAAGGCGTTTCCGAATGGCTCCCCATAAGTAGCAAGACGCAGATCATGCTGATCTCCACGGCTCTGTTCAAATCGCCGCCTCAATACGCCTACTCCCTAGGCCTCTTTCTAGAAGCCGCCTCAGTTATCGCCGCCCTCATATATTTCAGAGGGCTGTACCTAAAGGCGCTGAGGGGGCTCCTCGGCGACCGCGAAGGGAGGAGGTGGCTCACCTACATGGTGGTCACTACAATAGTCACCGGCGCCGTCGGCGTGCCCCTGTACTACATAGCCAGGAAGTCGCTACTAGCGGGCCAGAGCGCCGGGTGGCTAATGATAGCCCTCGGCGCCGCAGTGATGCTAAACGCCGTCATCCTCCAACGGGCAAAGTCGGCCGCCGGGCTCAAGAGCTTCGTCCAGATGTCTCTACGCGAGATGGCTCTAGTGGGCCTAGCCCAAGCCCTCTCGGTGCTCCCCGGCGTCAGCAGATCGGGGACCACCACCACAACGCTACTCCTCCTCGGCTACAAGCCAGAGGAGGCCTTCAAAGCCTCCTTCGTCTTGGTGCCCATAGCCGGGCTGGGCGCCACGGCTCTATCTTACATCGCCGAGGGGGGCGCGGTGGCCACTGCAGAGTCCCTGGCGGCCATGGCCTTCGGCGTGGTGGTGAGCATAGCCACAATAAAGGCTTTGCTTGACTTCGCCAAGAGCAGACACGTGGTGCTTGTAAACGCCGTCGTGGGCCTCCTGGCCATCGCCGGAGGCATCTTAAGAATTACCCTCGGCTTCTAA
- a CDS encoding queuosine precursor transporter, translating into MLGLLLAWLYGAALYAIYLILIWLWRERVDAVLVGLFFGTLTAAQFIANRLVDYGVGVAPAGTVIFMTNVAVLDALAIFYGRQFAMRAVRLGFFFQAAVAFAAWAASTLPAPAWFRERAAVVDSVIAPSARIAIASLTAYLISSTIDVYIVTRWPRLHLLARVYSSTLVAQVVDTAVFITLAFGPEVGIITGQIVVKWLQVPLEAILVYGARRYVTSIRSRG; encoded by the coding sequence ATGCTCGGCCTATTGCTGGCTTGGCTCTACGGCGCGGCGCTGTACGCCATATACCTCATCCTCATCTGGCTGTGGAGGGAGCGCGTCGACGCGGTTTTAGTGGGGCTTTTCTTCGGGACGCTTACCGCGGCGCAGTTTATCGCCAACCGCCTCGTGGACTACGGCGTGGGCGTGGCGCCGGCGGGCACCGTTATATTCATGACAAACGTCGCGGTGCTGGACGCCCTAGCCATATTCTACGGCAGGCAGTTCGCCATGAGGGCCGTTAGGCTGGGCTTCTTCTTCCAAGCCGCGGTGGCCTTCGCCGCGTGGGCCGCCTCCACCCTGCCCGCCCCGGCGTGGTTTCGAGAAAGGGCGGCGGTGGTGGACTCGGTAATCGCCCCCTCCGCCCGCATCGCAATAGCCTCCCTCACGGCGTATCTAATATCCTCCACCATAGACGTCTACATTGTGACGCGGTGGCCCCGGCTACACCTGCTGGCTAGGGTGTACTCCTCCACCCTAGTAGCGCAGGTGGTGGACACCGCGGTGTTTATAACCCTCGCCTTTGGGCCGGAGGTGGGGATAATAACGGGGCAGATCGTCGTTAAGTGGCTTCAGGTGCCGCTGGAGGCGATACTTGTCTACGGGGCGAGGAGATACGTGACCTCTATTAGAAGCCGAGGGTAA
- a CDS encoding indole-3-glycerol-phosphate synthase, producing the protein MDFLAEVKKAVELRLATEPPPPPRSMPIVDFRRAIGEFGIIAEYKRASPRGVIRLDTPPWSYFAQLHHHASAFSVLTEPFWFLGDYRFIPIAKIFKPVLMKDFVIDKRQVDAAYGYGADAVLIIYRLVGRESAMELAEYAERLGLTPVVEVDNVQDAKEVATWGGRVIIGINSRDLKTLEVSVQRAFEIAKALRGDVEFIIESGISRPEEVEKACLLYAKGVLIGTALMRNPAAIQELRHAAERCLARR; encoded by the coding sequence GTGGATTTCCTCGCCGAAGTTAAGAAAGCCGTCGAGCTTAGACTAGCCACCGAGCCACCTCCACCTCCCAGATCTATGCCAATTGTAGATTTTAGAAGAGCCATAGGGGAGTTCGGCATAATAGCTGAGTATAAACGGGCCTCGCCCCGGGGTGTCATCCGCCTGGACACGCCACCCTGGAGCTACTTCGCCCAGCTCCACCACCACGCCTCCGCCTTCTCTGTCCTAACAGAGCCCTTCTGGTTCCTCGGCGACTACCGCTTCATCCCCATAGCCAAGATCTTCAAGCCGGTCCTCATGAAGGACTTTGTAATAGACAAGAGGCAGGTGGACGCGGCCTACGGATACGGGGCAGACGCCGTGTTGATAATATACCGCCTTGTGGGGCGCGAGAGCGCCATGGAGCTCGCGGAGTACGCGGAGAGGCTGGGCCTCACCCCAGTCGTCGAGGTGGACAACGTCCAAGACGCCAAGGAGGTCGCCACATGGGGCGGCAGAGTGATCATCGGCATAAACTCCCGCGACTTGAAGACACTGGAGGTGAGCGTCCAGAGAGCCTTCGAGATCGCGAAGGCGCTGAGGGGCGACGTGGAGTTTATAATAGAAAGCGGCATATCCCGGCCGGAGGAGGTGGAGAAGGCCTGTCTACTCTACGCCAAGGGGGTCCTCATCGGGACGGCACTTATGAGAAACCCCGCCGCAATACAAGAGCTCAGACACGCGGCGGAGAGGTGCCTAGCCCGGAGGTGA
- a CDS encoding cation diffusion facilitator family transporter: MDKLKAALTSLLAGIAVTTLKIAAWAQSFSVAVLADAVHSAVDLLAVTVTYLAVRASLKPPDLEHPYGHHKAETLGGIGGSLAVMASAAFIAYEAVNKIVHWEPYTPTALSIAIVATAMFVDFNRVMVLRRFQGVSRALEADALHFATDLASSAAIMALLIFGAVASAHAPHVMAQWGPPLDVLTAIFITIYFVKLSWTLLRTSVIELLDYAPPEVVMRSRSVASGVAGVRSVKSLKVRKSGSIYHADITITVDENLTVREAHEIADQVEKTLRKELGGEVTVHVEPEPHQPTEKSAGSTPPSSASRSPQEPSEPPSQSPQ; the protein is encoded by the coding sequence ATGGACAAGCTAAAGGCCGCCCTCACCTCCCTCCTCGCTGGCATCGCCGTCACTACGCTGAAGATCGCGGCTTGGGCCCAGAGCTTCTCGGTTGCGGTCCTCGCAGACGCGGTCCACTCCGCAGTCGACCTACTGGCAGTCACCGTCACGTATCTAGCCGTACGAGCCAGCCTCAAGCCGCCAGATCTGGAGCACCCCTACGGCCACCACAAGGCCGAGACACTCGGAGGCATCGGCGGATCCCTCGCCGTGATGGCCTCAGCCGCCTTCATCGCATACGAGGCCGTAAACAAGATAGTACACTGGGAGCCCTACACCCCCACGGCTCTGAGCATAGCAATAGTCGCAACTGCGATGTTCGTCGACTTCAACAGAGTAATGGTGTTGAGGAGGTTCCAAGGGGTCTCCAGAGCCCTCGAGGCAGACGCCCTCCACTTCGCCACGGACCTCGCCTCCTCGGCGGCGATAATGGCGCTCCTCATATTCGGCGCCGTCGCCTCGGCCCACGCCCCGCACGTCATGGCGCAGTGGGGCCCGCCGCTGGACGTGCTAACCGCAATATTCATAACAATTTACTTCGTAAAGCTCAGCTGGACACTTCTGCGGACCTCGGTGATAGAACTCCTAGACTACGCCCCGCCGGAGGTGGTGATGAGGTCCAGATCCGTGGCCAGCGGCGTCGCGGGGGTGCGATCTGTGAAGTCGCTGAAAGTGAGGAAGTCGGGAAGCATCTACCACGCCGACATCACCATCACAGTTGACGAAAACCTAACCGTCAGGGAGGCTCACGAAATAGCGGACCAGGTAGAGAAGACGCTGAGAAAAGAGCTAGGCGGAGAGGTCACCGTACACGTAGAGCCGGAGCCCCACCAACCTACTGAGAAGTCTGCTGGGTCGACTCCTCCCTCATCTGCCTCTCGATCTCCTCAAGAGCCTTCTGAACCTCCCTCTCAATCTCCTCAATAG
- a CDS encoding transcriptional regulator, with translation MHRDKAIGIGLVAVGVVGILLYGWLVFFSPWQTFILQLTAFVAVAAVLGILAWVGYALATTPPPKPIEEIEREVQKALEEIERQMREESTQQTSQ, from the coding sequence ATGCATAGAGATAAGGCTATTGGCATCGGGCTTGTGGCTGTGGGGGTTGTGGGGATCCTCCTTTATGGGTGGCTGGTGTTTTTCTCGCCGTGGCAGACGTTTATCCTGCAACTGACTGCGTTTGTGGCTGTGGCGGCTGTTTTGGGGATCCTTGCCTGGGTGGGCTATGCCCTAGCCACTACTCCGCCTCCGAAGCCTATTGAGGAGATTGAGAGGGAGGTTCAGAAGGCTCTTGAGGAGATCGAGAGGCAGATGAGGGAGGAGTCGACCCAGCAGACTTCTCAGTAG
- a CDS encoding sodium:calcium antiporter — protein MAESSLIPSIGPLGVAAGVVLTLLSGLLIEQLVHFISWRYQRAASGVAAIFAPIITSSPELAVFTLALLGGQFEIAWGSIVAQPFMASTVIYPAVVLTALFTWMLGRRRYRLPHVHRIVAVPLLVFTIPLLPILFLHPEKYGLYGQLYGVLLLAVYFLYAKFMLREEKVEKGPASLWLRDPALQTAAALAAMFFGAEWMVSGIKELGEAVGLDKLALSVVLVPIATVIPESIVGLIFIAKGRDDEGVSVIVGEKALYSTFYPGLAMALGVYTLEAAAATALELAIIVSIVEVVAIWFGYFGLTAPIGLAGYLYYVWCYTLHGACPI, from the coding sequence ATGGCTGAGTCGTCGTTGATTCCGTCTATTGGGCCTCTGGGCGTGGCGGCCGGCGTGGTGCTGACGCTTCTCTCCGGGTTGTTAATTGAGCAACTTGTACACTTCATCTCATGGCGATATCAGCGGGCCGCGTCCGGCGTTGCGGCTATCTTCGCGCCTATAATAACCTCCAGCCCAGAGCTTGCGGTGTTCACCTTGGCTTTGCTGGGGGGGCAGTTTGAAATTGCCTGGGGGTCTATCGTGGCGCAACCCTTCATGGCCTCTACGGTGATCTACCCCGCGGTGGTTCTGACGGCGCTGTTTACCTGGATGTTGGGGAGGCGGCGTTATAGGCTACCGCACGTCCACCGAATCGTCGCGGTGCCTCTTCTCGTGTTCACCATCCCCCTCCTGCCCATCCTCTTTCTCCACCCGGAGAAGTACGGCCTCTATGGACAGCTCTACGGGGTGTTGCTCCTCGCGGTGTACTTCCTCTACGCCAAGTTTATGCTGAGGGAGGAGAAGGTGGAGAAGGGCCCGGCGTCTCTGTGGCTTAGAGACCCCGCCCTCCAGACCGCCGCCGCCCTCGCGGCGATGTTTTTCGGCGCTGAGTGGATGGTCTCTGGTATAAAGGAGCTTGGGGAGGCGGTGGGGCTGGACAAGCTGGCCCTCTCCGTGGTGCTTGTGCCCATAGCCACCGTCATACCTGAGTCCATTGTCGGCTTGATATTTATCGCCAAGGGGAGAGACGACGAGGGGGTAAGTGTCATTGTTGGGGAGAAGGCGCTTTACAGCACCTTCTACCCCGGCCTAGCCATGGCCCTCGGCGTCTATACACTTGAGGCGGCCGCCGCGACGGCTCTAGAGCTGGCGATTATCGTCTCCATAGTCGAGGTGGTGGCCATCTGGTTCGGCTACTTCGGCTTGACGGCGCCCATCGGCCTGGCGGGGTATCTCTACTACGTCTGGTGCTACACGCTACACGGCGCCTGTCCCATTTGA
- a CDS encoding metal ABC transporter solute-binding protein, Zn/Mn family — protein sequence MSSKTASPRLAAGALVALVLAALTSAATIVVSFPAYDTVLREAFPQANVVLLTKGAGDPHEYQLTAEDLKLLTNLTSSDVVVLSMHAPFELKIAEMAKEGKIKARVIDLTKIQMYLTFDGKLVRPDQPGVSGVNPHDHGLYPPNVIRLVEEVSRATGLRPSEDFVNRLKQLNATYCCRFAGRAVALTPAAQYLLYWLGFRDIAVFIKEPDVPPTPDDLQKALQYAREGAPVVAAVVRGEAMRVVNMFSQKAREAGVQPNVIIADFSKGEYLSSLEKFAAEVAKLYTATSSAKAEAPTLTTPVQTGATGAEAPREAQPTGSSQSWLWLATAVVVAVGAFAAGFLALRKRRR from the coding sequence ATGTCGTCGAAGACAGCATCCCCAAGGCTGGCGGCGGGTGCGCTCGTCGCCTTGGTGTTGGCTGCATTGACCAGCGCCGCGACTATTGTCGTGTCTTTCCCAGCGTACGACACGGTGCTTAGGGAGGCGTTTCCCCAGGCTAATGTGGTGCTGTTGACGAAGGGGGCCGGAGACCCGCACGAGTACCAGCTCACCGCAGAGGATCTGAAACTCCTTACTAATCTTACGAGTAGTGACGTAGTTGTGTTGTCAATGCACGCGCCTTTCGAGCTGAAAATAGCTGAAATGGCTAAGGAGGGGAAGATTAAGGCTCGGGTTATCGACCTCACTAAGATACAGATGTACTTGACCTTCGACGGCAAGTTGGTAAGGCCAGATCAACCCGGGGTAAGCGGGGTGAACCCACACGACCACGGCCTCTATCCGCCTAACGTGATTAGGCTTGTGGAGGAGGTCTCGCGGGCGACTGGCTTGAGGCCTAGCGAAGATTTTGTAAATCGCCTCAAGCAACTGAATGCTACTTACTGTTGCAGGTTTGCCGGGAGGGCCGTGGCGTTGACCCCGGCGGCCCAGTATCTGCTCTACTGGCTAGGCTTCAGAGATATTGCGGTGTTTATAAAAGAGCCAGATGTGCCGCCGACGCCCGACGATCTGCAGAAGGCCCTTCAGTACGCCAGGGAGGGGGCCCCCGTTGTAGCCGCCGTGGTTAGAGGCGAGGCTATGCGCGTAGTAAACATGTTTAGTCAAAAGGCTAGGGAGGCGGGGGTTCAGCCAAACGTGATTATTGCCGACTTCTCCAAGGGGGAATACCTCTCGTCTCTGGAGAAATTCGCGGCGGAGGTGGCTAAGCTCTACACCGCGACGTCCAGCGCCAAGGCCGAGGCGCCCACCTTAACTACGCCTGTGCAGACTGGCGCCACGGGGGCAGAGGCGCCGAGAGAGGCCCAGCCGACTGGGTCTAGTCAGAGCTGGCTGTGGCTAGCTACCGCGGTCGTGGTAGCTGTCGGGGCTTTCGCGGCGGGTTTCCTAGCGCTTAGAAAGAGGAGGAGGTAG
- a CDS encoding PaRep2b protein codes for MAVHELRRVYEEAVKEVGGTLDRYTQPEKYWAEVAEKMTFENASLARFFLSWLSAYLWAVEDKDTKAVAKFLTAAVMGDGSIQTGEVTLAVGRFSTDEKKAGAITHIHKAALALGVLKAAGHEPERVYAKADGKSRWFELAWSVDKAKGFLSSASLWLYAVELAGGSDEIRIKYSRALEVVGVEARLEGFTTEGKRPRAKLVVRLGGEEAEFSIRLHRDNEVGLRFNTTDRAEAERRAAVLRAVGVRAGVGKYYDKYHNRDVWYIKVTTNALAADSVHEAVRRAVADFLEKCREVGVLEEDTYRRLVKKFEGGVPEWGEVRFSVKLKKDGAVEVVYKPRDPQSFMKAVELLRGLGMRDTCEGEWCIVHFTAREPEGSEKGFVYITADGLRYIGWLALHGNERAQWLKEMLLKEARGEVVRQRLMQYFREGEMWGSVKPPIEREIEVEGRRVRVRVEAVEAWREQGKTKEHLVVKIKAKVIEGKHEVAVEKEAKFYKSGGVVYGYVAIRDSAEGGREADYLRTAAVLKALGVVSWSRKEREIKLTGGALDAFMRLEPVCAALGQCRKT; via the coding sequence GTGGCTGTGCATGAGCTGAGGAGAGTTTACGAGGAGGCTGTGAAAGAAGTCGGCGGGACACTCGACCGCTACACACAGCCGGAGAAGTACTGGGCCGAGGTGGCGGAGAAGATGACCTTCGAAAATGCCTCTCTGGCGCGGTTCTTCCTCTCGTGGCTCTCCGCCTACCTATGGGCAGTTGAGGATAAGGACACGAAAGCTGTGGCGAAGTTCCTCACAGCCGCGGTGATGGGCGACGGGAGCATACAGACTGGAGAGGTGACGCTGGCGGTAGGCAGGTTCTCCACAGATGAGAAGAAGGCCGGGGCCATAACCCACATACACAAGGCGGCGCTGGCGCTGGGCGTCTTGAAGGCGGCCGGGCACGAGCCGGAGAGGGTATACGCCAAGGCCGACGGGAAGAGCAGGTGGTTTGAGCTGGCGTGGAGCGTCGATAAGGCTAAGGGCTTTCTGTCCAGCGCGTCTCTCTGGCTGTACGCCGTGGAGCTGGCCGGCGGAAGCGACGAGATAAGGATTAAGTACTCTAGGGCGCTGGAGGTCGTGGGCGTGGAGGCGAGGCTAGAGGGCTTCACCACGGAGGGCAAGAGGCCCAGGGCCAAGCTTGTGGTTAGGTTGGGCGGAGAGGAGGCTGAGTTCTCAATACGTCTGCATAGAGATAACGAGGTAGGGCTTCGCTTCAACACAACTGACCGCGCCGAAGCCGAGCGGAGGGCGGCGGTGCTGAGGGCTGTGGGGGTGAGGGCTGGGGTAGGTAAATACTACGACAAATACCACAACCGCGACGTGTGGTATATAAAAGTCACGACAAACGCCCTAGCCGCCGACTCCGTCCACGAAGCGGTGAGGAGGGCGGTGGCTGATTTCCTCGAAAAGTGTAGAGAAGTGGGCGTGTTGGAGGAAGACACCTACAGACGCCTAGTCAAGAAGTTTGAAGGAGGCGTGCCGGAGTGGGGAGAGGTGAGGTTCTCCGTAAAGCTGAAAAAAGACGGCGCAGTAGAGGTGGTATACAAACCCAGAGACCCCCAGTCTTTTATGAAAGCGGTAGAGCTTCTGCGGGGGCTGGGAATGAGGGACACATGCGAGGGGGAGTGGTGTATTGTGCACTTCACCGCTAGGGAGCCGGAGGGTAGCGAGAAAGGCTTCGTGTACATAACGGCGGACGGCCTTAGGTACATCGGCTGGTTGGCGCTACACGGCAACGAGAGAGCGCAGTGGCTGAAGGAAATGCTCCTAAAGGAGGCGAGGGGGGAGGTGGTGCGCCAACGCCTAATGCAGTACTTCCGCGAGGGCGAGATGTGGGGCTCCGTAAAGCCGCCTATTGAAAGAGAGATCGAGGTAGAGGGCAGGAGGGTGAGGGTCCGCGTCGAGGCGGTGGAGGCGTGGAGAGAACAAGGCAAGACGAAAGAGCACCTAGTCGTCAAGATAAAGGCAAAGGTGATTGAAGGGAAGCACGAGGTAGCGGTGGAGAAAGAGGCCAAGTTCTACAAAAGCGGCGGTGTGGTCTACGGCTACGTCGCTATACGCGACAGCGCAGAAGGCGGACGCGAAGCCGACTACTTAAGGACCGCGGCGGTGCTTAAGGCCCTAGGCGTGGTGAGCTGGAGCAGAAAAGAAAGAGAGATAAAACTCACCGGAGGCGCCCTAGACGCGTTCATGCGCCTAGAACCAGTGTGCGCCGCACTGGGCCAATGTAGAAAAACTTAG
- a CDS encoding PIN domain-containing protein, producing MYLIDANVFLEVLFKRQRWVDSLRFLERVKRGEVGAYVLQFDLHGISAILGKPELVKIFLGEVSTWRGLEVVRSDLADEVRAAEVAEGVGLDFDDGLHYFYAKRLGLRLVSFDKDFDKTDLERVEPGEVVQ from the coding sequence ATGTATCTAATTGACGCGAACGTCTTTCTGGAGGTTCTCTTCAAGAGACAGAGGTGGGTGGACTCTCTCCGGTTTCTCGAAAGGGTGAAGAGAGGTGAGGTTGGGGCCTACGTGCTCCAGTTTGATCTCCACGGGATCTCTGCAATTCTGGGGAAGCCGGAACTCGTAAAGATCTTCCTGGGAGAGGTCTCTACGTGGCGCGGTCTGGAGGTTGTTAGGAGCGACCTTGCTGACGAGGTTAGGGCCGCCGAGGTTGCCGAGGGCGTCGGGCTTGATTTTGACGATGGTCTGCACTACTTCTACGCCAAGAGGCTCGGGTTGAGGCTGGTGAGTTTTGACAAGGATTTTGACAAGACAGATTTAGAGAGAGTCGAGCCGGGGGAGGTTGTCCAGTAG